Proteins from a single region of Congzhengia minquanensis:
- the spoVAC gene encoding stage V sporulation protein AC — protein sequence MKNNMTDKQYQDYVDKKTPNSPIVKDVIWAFIVGGLICVIGQLILNGYQAMGFDEEGAAMGTSTTLVFLGAFFTGLGLYDRLAKYAGAGSIVPITGFANSIVSPAMEFKSEGLVLGLAVKMFTVAGPVLVYGITSSVVAGIVYYIMSFF from the coding sequence ATGAAAAATAATATGACGGATAAACAATATCAGGATTATGTAGATAAAAAAACACCCAATTCACCAATTGTGAAAGACGTAATTTGGGCCTTTATCGTCGGCGGCCTCATCTGCGTGATCGGACAGCTCATTTTAAATGGGTATCAGGCAATGGGTTTCGATGAGGAGGGCGCCGCCATGGGAACCTCAACCACACTGGTGTTCTTAGGTGCATTCTTTACGGGCCTTGGCCTTTACGACCGGCTTGCAAAGTATGCCGGCGCAGGAAGCATTGTTCCTATAACGGGCTTTGCAAACTCCATTGTTTCGCCGGCCATGGAATTTAAAAGCGAGGGACTGGTTTTAGGCTTAGCCGTTAAAATGTTCACCGTCGCAGGCCCCGTTTTAGTCTATGGTATCACCTCATCGGTGGTTGCAGGTATTGTATATTATATTATGTCGTTCTTTTAA
- the clpP gene encoding ATP-dependent Clp endopeptidase proteolytic subunit ClpP, with amino-acid sequence MSLVPVVVEQTSRGERSYDIYSRLLRDRIIFLSEEVNDVTASLVVAQMLFLEGEDPDKDIQFYINSPGGSITSGMAIYDTMQYIRCDVSTICVGMAASMGAFLLAAGAPGKRFALPNSEIMIHQPLGGMQGQATDIKIHADRIIRIKETLNKILSERTGKPIEQIQQDTERDNFMSADEAAAYGLIDKVIVSGREIQK; translated from the coding sequence ATGAGCTTAGTACCGGTGGTTGTGGAACAGACAAGCAGGGGTGAGCGTTCCTACGATATCTATTCCAGACTTTTAAGAGACAGAATTATATTTTTAAGCGAGGAAGTGAACGACGTAACCGCCAGCTTAGTGGTTGCGCAGATGTTGTTTTTGGAAGGCGAAGACCCTGACAAGGACATTCAGTTTTACATCAACAGCCCCGGGGGTTCCATTACTTCCGGCATGGCAATTTATGACACGATGCAATACATAAGGTGCGACGTGTCTACCATTTGCGTTGGCATGGCGGCCTCTATGGGTGCGTTTTTGCTGGCGGCTGGGGCACCCGGAAAGCGGTTTGCCCTTCCCAACAGTGAAATTATGATTCATCAGCCCTTAGGCGGCATGCAGGGCCAGGCGACGGACATTAAAATCCATGCCGACAGAATTATTAGAATTAAAGAAACATTGAACAAAATTTTAAGCGAGCGGACTGGAAAACCGATTGAGCAAATTCAGCAGGACACCGAGCGTGACAACTTCATGTCGGCCGACGAGGCCGCGGCCTATGGTTTGATCGACAAAGTCATTGTTTCAGGAAGAGAAATTCAAAAATAA
- the tig gene encoding trigger factor, which yields MPAILEKKENNTVDFTITVSKETFGAAVDEAFKKNVKKISVPGFRKGKAPRKLIEKTYGEGIFFDEAVDSVLPAAYDDAVKELNLEPVDTPKIDIKEIGKDKDLVVSASVTVKPEVKLGEYKGLKLDDIVHTVSDDDVDAELSKRQEKGARQVTVEDRAVQEKDTATIDFEGFIDGTAFAGGKGENFELVIGSGQFIPGFEEQIIGKSIGDEFDVNVTFPEDYHSEELKGKAAVFKTKVNAISYKELPELDDEFAKDVSEFDTLAELKEDIKKKLQESADARTKQEKENAAVDKVVENMTVDVPECMVNTRIESTIRENNARMAQQGISFEQYLGYMGTTLDQFKEQIKPNAELQVKGTLALEQIAKEENIEVSEADLEEQLKKMAEAYSMELEKVKEFMREEDLENIKADLKISKALDFIVENTKWSKPAAKKPAAKKAAADKADAKTAEEKPKKTTRKKKAEETKSEE from the coding sequence TTGCCAGCAATATTAGAAAAGAAAGAAAACAATACGGTAGACTTTACCATTACGGTTTCAAAAGAAACCTTTGGGGCTGCCGTGGACGAGGCATTCAAAAAGAACGTTAAGAAAATTTCGGTTCCCGGTTTCAGAAAGGGAAAAGCGCCAAGAAAACTGATTGAAAAAACTTATGGAGAAGGCATATTTTTTGATGAAGCGGTTGATTCCGTTCTGCCCGCAGCATATGATGATGCGGTGAAAGAACTGAATTTAGAGCCTGTTGACACACCGAAAATTGACATTAAAGAAATCGGAAAAGACAAGGATTTGGTTGTTTCTGCAAGCGTTACCGTAAAGCCTGAGGTAAAACTTGGTGAATATAAGGGTTTAAAACTGGACGACATTGTACATACTGTAAGTGATGACGATGTTGATGCCGAGCTTTCAAAACGCCAGGAAAAAGGCGCAAGACAGGTTACGGTAGAAGACCGTGCAGTGCAGGAAAAGGACACGGCAACCATCGACTTTGAAGGCTTTATCGACGGCACAGCGTTTGCCGGCGGCAAAGGTGAAAATTTTGAACTGGTAATCGGCAGCGGTCAGTTTATTCCCGGATTTGAAGAACAGATTATCGGAAAGTCTATTGGTGACGAATTTGACGTTAACGTTACGTTCCCCGAAGACTATCATTCGGAAGAACTCAAGGGAAAAGCGGCTGTGTTCAAAACAAAGGTCAACGCAATCAGCTATAAAGAGCTCCCTGAGTTAGACGACGAGTTTGCAAAAGATGTGAGTGAATTCGATACGTTAGCGGAGTTAAAAGAAGATATTAAAAAGAAATTGCAGGAGAGTGCTGACGCACGTACAAAACAGGAAAAGGAAAACGCCGCTGTGGATAAGGTTGTAGAAAACATGACGGTAGACGTTCCTGAGTGCATGGTGAACACACGGATTGAAAGCACCATTCGCGAAAACAACGCCCGTATGGCACAGCAGGGAATTTCTTTTGAACAGTATTTAGGGTATATGGGCACGACTTTAGACCAGTTTAAAGAACAGATTAAGCCAAACGCCGAACTTCAGGTTAAAGGTACACTTGCTTTAGAGCAGATCGCCAAGGAAGAAAACATTGAAGTGAGCGAAGCTGATTTAGAAGAACAGCTCAAAAAAATGGCAGAGGCCTACAGCATGGAACTGGAGAAGGTTAAGGAATTTATGCGGGAAGAGGACTTAGAGAATATCAAAGCCGACCTTAAAATTTCCAAAGCGTTAGATTTTATTGTGGAAAACACGAAATGGTCGAAGCCTGCGGCAAAGAAACCTGCAGCAAAAAAGGCGGCTGCTGACAAAGCAGACGCTAAAACGGCAGAAGAAAAGCCCAAGAAGACCACAAGAAAGAAGAAAGCGGAAGAAACAAAAAGCGAAGAATAA
- the murA gene encoding UDP-N-acetylglucosamine 1-carboxyvinyltransferase gives MGKKDKFIIQKTDRLCGTVEVSGSKNAAIPILAATLLAEGKSTLNNVPGLTDITVMCEILNCLGARVSFDGANNVTVDAQNLDHTVAPYDLTSKMRGSFLVMGPLLARMKKVRLSLPGGCPIGSRPVDLHLKGFDALGAEITKGFGFVEVTCKKLVGNKIYLDFPSVGATENILMAAVAAEGVTTIENAAAEPEIADLACFLTSMGADISGAGTDSITVHGVKTFQPVEYSIMPDRIEAGSFMIASAITNGDITINGVIPEHIKPLTAKLCEIGAEIDVNGNSLRIRGNGHYTATDVKTLPFPGFPTDMQAQMMSLLSVSDGTGIVTETIFENRFMHAQELCRMGANIKVEGHCAVIEGTPELTGAKVVASDLRAGAALVLAGLNAKGTTEVLDIYHIDRGYENLDGKLRSLGADIQRVSY, from the coding sequence ATGGGGAAAAAAGACAAATTTATCATTCAAAAAACAGACAGGCTTTGCGGGACAGTTGAAGTATCGGGCTCGAAAAACGCGGCCATTCCAATTTTGGCCGCCACGCTTTTGGCAGAGGGAAAATCTACCTTAAATAACGTGCCCGGTCTTACTGATATTACAGTGATGTGTGAAATTCTCAATTGCTTGGGCGCCCGCGTTAGTTTTGACGGCGCTAACAACGTAACCGTGGATGCGCAAAATTTAGACCACACCGTTGCACCTTATGACCTGACATCGAAAATGAGAGGCTCGTTTTTGGTCATGGGGCCCCTTTTGGCCCGTATGAAAAAGGTTCGCTTATCACTTCCCGGCGGATGCCCCATCGGCTCGCGGCCGGTTGACCTGCATCTTAAGGGCTTTGACGCACTTGGCGCTGAGATAACAAAAGGCTTTGGATTTGTTGAGGTCACATGTAAAAAGCTTGTAGGCAATAAAATCTATTTGGATTTTCCCAGCGTTGGCGCCACAGAAAACATTTTAATGGCTGCTGTGGCTGCTGAAGGCGTAACGACCATTGAAAATGCTGCGGCAGAACCTGAAATTGCCGATTTGGCGTGCTTTTTGACGTCTATGGGCGCTGATATCAGCGGCGCGGGCACAGACTCTATCACCGTTCACGGAGTGAAAACGTTTCAGCCGGTGGAATATTCCATCATGCCGGACAGAATTGAAGCGGGCAGCTTTATGATTGCTTCTGCAATTACCAACGGAGATATTACCATAAACGGTGTTATCCCCGAGCATATTAAACCCCTAACCGCAAAGCTGTGCGAAATCGGCGCTGAAATTGACGTAAACGGCAACTCTCTAAGAATTCGGGGAAACGGGCACTACACCGCAACAGACGTAAAAACCCTTCCGTTTCCTGGTTTTCCAACCGACATGCAGGCGCAGATGATGTCGCTTTTGTCGGTATCTGACGGCACGGGCATTGTGACAGAAACGATTTTTGAAAACCGGTTTATGCATGCGCAGGAGCTGTGCAGAATGGGTGCAAACATTAAGGTGGAAGGACACTGTGCTGTAATTGAAGGAACGCCGGAGCTTACAGGAGCAAAGGTTGTTGCAAGCGACCTGCGGGCCGGTGCAGCGCTGGTGCTGGCAGGATTAAACGCCAAAGGGACAACAGAGGTATTAGACATTTACCACATTGACCGGGGATATGAAAACTTAGACGGAAAGCTTCGGTCTTTAGGTGCAGACATTCAGCGGGTATCCTATTAA
- a CDS encoding family 10 glycosylhydrolase yields the protein MKKAFVLYLTFVLMLSTFLPVLSGAENNETVNDVTICGFETPDGYSAIYTANHVWQAGGYAGSDGALKISQGTNKMSGVAINGINTVVGTTYDISIIVKPPQDNPNALDKCHVVVYHSWYDEGDNGEMVISPQLSGYHEMALPVKTDMGGGWYQYSVKYTVSETCNVWSSGAVSVHNVYGTASKLEFRGQTTDVEYMVDDFICVPAALNEETTEGDHSVLIDIDFENGLEGMTGADCTVSLSPTGGVGGSAHLKAAAAGTMGGVKYDGLTIEPDRVYKLSWWAKADNETALNKYLTGYFFFSGGFGWTEDYHVRENSKLFMNNEDGENPTLTYDWQYFECYYKTQNSAYVAGETLSAYFFTRLFSTPTGANNGEGCEFSIDDIKLEKLAAPFNGAFDLPHTFETSWNSPVTYYPTWLVGENTTASYNFVENPYLTVTQFANSAGGEDTDTRVLKQYVPRKANTEYKLTFRAKSDTESVNLVPVYTTFDGEKTAETELLTLTDGGYPALSAEWQNYEILFSTDEKTSNAVLGFSAEAGGNTESLSYDIDDIALVEQVPVIDAVPLTGEVKNGGVISAGAVSRIDGTNILYRILCSRDNVNYTTLKYGFLTEKTIDYLLTENDSGRYIKMEFIGICGDTVTNKIVTEPVFFGGSFVNFTSDIYSDELSAQGSIMDESLLGTEVLAIIAMYDAEGALLGTYQNKQYTDTIQNGRINVSGSRLSGTCRAKAFLWKGDGTLTPLAQTKEISQMKRNKNVMVNIAADGLESAVIRSTSSEPEEYVKNTKEYISNYLQNAPVGRMLFNVCYSRSVVDSDAIDSMLYNVETNNDGTAKRDENGNVIKTVAPVCESTSMLSKYRAMIERGIDVVDMAIDATHDFGAEAWVSVRMNDHHYPNDPGFNSSFRYNRAAEVGVNGSRGSMDYTKKAAQNYFKSYIIELCEKYDIDGIEFDYLRSCPIMSTADEAGRQELNRYIKELRDTVNAIAESRGKEIKISARIYPEEQMNINYGVDAAQWIADGSIDVLTVEGWYIPTYYHIPVQEWRSSINAKNTENHPYSLLCGTDWAVRCDSRAKEGYIMWITLEQFKGFASAAYEKGADGVYFFNHFAPNSDSGGSTYYIDKNGVKTRKSILTEKLKSAASQKEAETGMRAYVNTCRDYSNTLYPIALSDSFSFVINTGSRPESGYYTVLVGIDAMEGFEENLLTVTVNGGSATQIGDVPHVPGFIWSASTSSEPAASHVSETAPRVMQFVVDDLSAIRNGENTVTITNPSGKTQSTKWLEIQVDSTIGAVPLEMAN from the coding sequence ATGAAAAAAGCATTTGTTTTGTATTTAACTTTTGTTTTAATGCTGTCTACTTTCTTGCCGGTTCTGTCCGGCGCAGAAAATAATGAAACGGTAAATGATGTCACAATTTGCGGCTTTGAAACACCGGACGGATATTCGGCAATTTATACCGCAAACCATGTGTGGCAGGCAGGCGGATATGCCGGTTCTGACGGTGCATTAAAAATATCTCAGGGAACAAATAAAATGTCGGGTGTGGCGATTAACGGCATAAATACCGTTGTGGGAACAACATATGATATTTCCATAATAGTAAAACCGCCGCAGGATAATCCGAACGCACTTGACAAATGTCATGTGGTGGTGTATCATAGCTGGTATGATGAGGGAGACAACGGCGAAATGGTCATTTCGCCGCAACTTTCAGGCTATCACGAAATGGCACTCCCCGTAAAAACCGATATGGGCGGCGGTTGGTATCAGTATTCTGTGAAATATACCGTTTCCGAAACCTGTAATGTATGGTCTTCGGGAGCTGTTTCTGTACATAATGTTTACGGAACGGCAAGTAAACTGGAATTCCGTGGGCAGACCACAGATGTTGAATATATGGTAGACGATTTCATATGTGTTCCCGCAGCTCTTAATGAAGAAACAACTGAGGGGGACCATTCGGTTTTGATTGATATTGATTTTGAGAATGGTTTGGAAGGGATGACAGGGGCAGATTGCACGGTTTCTCTGTCACCTACAGGCGGAGTCGGCGGTTCTGCTCATCTGAAAGCTGCGGCCGCCGGCACCATGGGGGGCGTTAAATATGACGGCCTTACCATTGAACCTGACAGAGTTTATAAGTTGTCTTGGTGGGCTAAGGCAGATAACGAAACGGCATTAAACAAGTATCTTACCGGTTACTTCTTTTTTAGCGGCGGATTTGGTTGGACAGAGGATTATCACGTCAGAGAAAATTCAAAGCTGTTTATGAATAATGAAGACGGTGAAAATCCTACTCTTACATACGATTGGCAGTATTTTGAATGCTACTACAAGACTCAGAACTCGGCCTATGTTGCAGGTGAAACGCTTTCAGCGTACTTTTTTACAAGACTGTTTTCCACGCCTACCGGTGCAAACAACGGCGAGGGTTGTGAATTCTCAATTGATGATATTAAACTGGAAAAACTCGCGGCACCTTTCAACGGCGCCTTTGATTTGCCGCACACGTTTGAAACCTCCTGGAACTCACCTGTGACCTATTATCCGACTTGGCTTGTCGGGGAAAATACTACGGCATCTTACAATTTCGTTGAAAATCCGTATCTTACGGTAACGCAGTTTGCAAATTCCGCAGGTGGAGAAGACACAGACACTCGTGTGCTGAAACAGTATGTACCCAGAAAAGCGAATACCGAATACAAGCTTACATTTAGGGCGAAATCTGATACAGAGAGTGTCAATCTTGTTCCGGTTTATACAACCTTTGATGGTGAAAAAACAGCAGAGACAGAGTTGTTGACACTTACAGACGGTGGTTATCCCGCACTTTCTGCAGAGTGGCAAAACTATGAGATTCTTTTTTCTACCGACGAAAAGACGAGCAATGCGGTTTTGGGCTTTTCAGCCGAGGCAGGAGGTAACACAGAATCGCTCAGCTACGATATTGATGACATTGCGCTGGTTGAACAAGTTCCCGTAATTGATGCGGTTCCTTTAACCGGAGAGGTAAAAAACGGAGGCGTCATTTCAGCAGGCGCCGTTTCGCGGATAGATGGAACAAACATATTATATCGTATATTATGCTCGCGGGATAACGTTAATTATACAACTTTAAAGTATGGTTTTTTGACAGAGAAAACAATAGATTATTTGTTGACAGAAAATGATTCCGGAAGGTATATTAAAATGGAATTTATCGGTATTTGCGGCGACACAGTTACAAATAAAATCGTGACAGAGCCGGTATTTTTCGGCGGTTCGTTTGTAAATTTTACATCAGATATTTATAGCGATGAGCTTTCCGCACAGGGCAGTATTATGGATGAAAGCCTTCTGGGAACGGAGGTTTTAGCGATTATTGCAATGTATGATGCAGAGGGAGCACTGCTTGGTACTTATCAAAATAAGCAGTACACAGATACCATACAAAATGGCAGAATCAACGTATCCGGTTCCAGACTGTCCGGCACTTGCCGGGCGAAAGCGTTTTTGTGGAAAGGAGACGGGACGTTGACGCCGCTTGCGCAGACAAAGGAAATATCTCAAATGAAAAGAAATAAAAACGTAATGGTGAACATTGCCGCAGACGGCTTGGAGAGTGCGGTAATCAGGAGCACATCATCCGAACCGGAAGAATATGTGAAAAATACGAAAGAATACATTTCCAATTATCTGCAAAACGCACCGGTAGGCAGAATGTTATTTAATGTTTGTTACAGCCGGTCTGTTGTGGACAGCGATGCAATTGATTCCATGCTATATAACGTAGAAACAAATAACGACGGAACGGCAAAACGGGATGAAAACGGAAATGTGATAAAAACAGTTGCACCCGTGTGTGAATCTACGAGCATGCTCAGCAAGTACAGGGCAATGATTGAACGCGGTATTGATGTTGTTGACATGGCGATTGACGCAACACATGATTTCGGAGCAGAGGCATGGGTTTCTGTTCGCATGAATGACCATCATTATCCTAATGATCCGGGATTTAATTCCTCGTTCAGGTATAACCGCGCCGCAGAGGTAGGCGTTAACGGTTCAAGAGGTAGCATGGATTATACAAAAAAAGCAGCGCAGAACTATTTTAAGAGCTATATTATAGAGCTTTGTGAAAAATATGATATTGACGGTATTGAATTTGATTATCTGCGTTCCTGCCCGATTATGTCAACAGCAGATGAAGCCGGCAGACAGGAGTTAAACCGCTATATCAAAGAGCTTCGGGACACTGTGAATGCCATAGCGGAAAGCCGCGGAAAAGAAATTAAAATTTCTGCACGGATTTATCCGGAAGAACAGATGAACATAAATTATGGCGTAGACGCTGCGCAATGGATTGCAGACGGCTCAATTGATGTTTTGACGGTTGAGGGATGGTATATTCCCACCTACTATCACATTCCTGTTCAGGAGTGGCGCTCGAGCATTAATGCGAAGAATACGGAAAATCATCCATACAGTCTTCTGTGCGGAACAGACTGGGCCGTGCGTTGTGATTCGCGGGCGAAGGAAGGATACATCATGTGGATTACGCTGGAACAGTTTAAGGGATTTGCAAGTGCAGCTTACGAGAAGGGTGCTGATGGCGTTTATTTCTTTAACCATTTTGCACCAAACAGCGACTCCGGAGGTTCAACGTATTATATTGACAAAAACGGCGTAAAAACGAGAAAAAGTATTTTAACCGAAAAACTAAAATCTGCGGCATCACAGAAAGAAGCAGAAACAGGAATGCGGGCCTATGTTAATACCTGCAGAGATTATTCAAATACGCTTTATCCAATCGCACTGTCAGACTCATTCAGCTTTGTGATAAACACAGGAAGCAGGCCGGAAAGCGGTTATTACACAGTTTTGGTTGGAATAGACGCAATGGAGGGCTTTGAAGAAAACCTTCTGACGGTAACAGTAAATGGTGGTTCGGCAACGCAAATCGGCGATGTGCCTCATGTACCTGGATTTATTTGGAGTGCATCAACGTCAAGTGAGCCGGCCGCAAGCCACGTTTCAGAAACGGCACCGCGGGTTATGCAGTTTGTGGTTGATGATCTTTCCGCAATTCGCAATGGAGAAAACACCGTAACAATTACCAATCCATCGGGAAAAACACAGAGCACTAAATGGCTTGAAATTCAGGTGGATTCCACTATTGGGGCTGTGCCGTTAGAAATGGCAAATTAA